In Halichondria panicea chromosome 17, odHalPani1.1, whole genome shotgun sequence, a single window of DNA contains:
- the LOC135350806 gene encoding uncharacterized protein LOC135350806 isoform X3, producing MKQSTALSFSWVVITRWDMSKDRADYTVTNARTLSSLQAKGALPSSKPASVRLGSITTPLLNIEPDHIIPDELHLLLRIADVLTRNLILEIVASAKQDRQGNAHILTHLQTLQTIVKDCGITFRVWEARGPDGKASGHYEWTSLQGNDTKKFLERLPVRFADLLKEEIQAKMAQLWTEFLSLYKMVSSWTPPPSEVVEQKAKDWIRLFLSLKHKCQGFQEKNITPYMHTLVFHFPYFISKYGNVKMFSGQGVEKNNDDAKRHYFSSNLHDPVGEVLKAEARIDETSQFKRKKRKYIRKTPLDLVDMNKQPRLDSES from the exons ATGAAACAGAGTACCGCCTTGAGTTTTTCCTGGGTAGTGATTACAAG GTGGGATATGTCAAAGGATAGGGCTGACTACACCGTAACAAATGCAAGAACATTGAGTTCCCTACAAGCAAAAGGCGCACTTCCCAGCAGTAAACCAGCAAGTGTACGACTAGGATCAATTACAACACCACTACTGAACATAGAGCCAGACCATATAATACCCGATGAGCTACACCTACTCCTACGTATAGCTGACGTTTTAACAAGAAATCTCATTCTAGAGATAGTGGCATCTGCTAAACAAGACAGACAAGGAAACGCACATATACTCACTCACCTACAAACACTACAGACGATCGTTAAAGACTGTGGTATCACGTTCAGGGTATGGGAAGCAAGGGGTCCAGATGGCAAAGCTTCTGGACATTACGAATGGACATCACTGCAGGGGAACGACACCAAGAAGTTTCTGGAACGTCTCCCAGTGAGGTTTGCTGACCTACTGAAGGAAGAAATTCAAGCTAAAATGGCCCAACTTTGGACA GaatttctctctttgtataaGATGGTTTCTAGCTGGACTCCACCTCCCAGTGAAGTGGTTGAGCAAAAG GCGAAAGACTGGATAAGGCTTTTCTTGAGCTTGAAGCACAAGTGTCAAGGGTTTCAGGAAAAGAATATTACGCCCTAtatgcacacactggtctTTCACTTCCCTTACTTTATTTCAAAATACGGAAATGTCAAGATGTTTAGTGGACAAG GGGTGGagaaaaataatgatgacgCCAAGAGACACTACTTCTCCAGTAATCTGCATGACCCAGTGGGGGAGGTTCTGAAAGCTGAAGCGAGAATAGACGAGACATCACAATTTAAGCGAAAGAAACGAAAGTACATACGAAAAACTCCATTAGATTTAGTAGACATGAACAAACAGCCACGACTTGACTCTGAATCATGA
- the LOC135350804 gene encoding uncharacterized protein LOC135350804 isoform X1, with product MAVNKQSRRAESLSITISNSAKKYSDFSHTEPQVQPNFSLSIPIELLHHWYMNKKAEETFISLVNSMVTIVKLAQSDLLEKRLAEQASKVARRIRGLKGRRRYAVLAGEYNLFVLDGEAESYSEIEQQLSTESPQPTTIPETSRPTTAHINKGKKVHEVSPRQVKRKLAHCKSSAEQALWFCESFGLQPESLELRKQTGSPIKFNFLSSPSHKPQHQTPALSPNDSARVQQALYVLDRFAVSDEAYHELSVASDLPPLYRIKDARLSINNSLDIRHLEGPYPGAYRPPKAAIQEELAKIVHSGKAITQPVKVKLSGDGARFTRSSNIILLSFAFPEIQDNVLSGMGKLNNKNIKRESGENIFILTFIQAIILLLA from the exons ATGGCAGTAAACAAGCAGTCCAGAAGAGCAGAGAGCCTGTCCATCACCATCTCAAATTCAGCAAAGAAGTACTCTGACTTCAGCCACACAGAACCACAAGTACAGCCAaacttctctctctctattccTATCGAGTTGCTGCATCATTGGTACATGAACAAGAAGGCAGAAGAGACATTCATTAGCTTAGTTAATAGCATGGTAACAATAGTTAAACTAGCACAAAGCGATCTTCTGGAGAAAAGGCTTGCAGAACAAGCTAGCAAGGTAGCAAGAAGGATACGGGGGCTAAAAGGAAGAAGGAGGTATGCCGTACTTGCTGGAGAATACAACCTCTTCGTGCTTGATGGAGAAGCAGAATCGTATTCTGAAATTGAGCAGCAACTATCCACTGAATCTCCACAGCCAACAACAATCCCCGAAACAAGTAGACCTACCACAGCACACATCAACAAAGGCAAAAAAGTTCACGAGGTATCACCACGACAGGTAAAACGAAAGCTAGCACACTGTAAGAGCTCTGCAGAGCAAGCGCTTTGGTTTTGTGAATCATTCGGTCTTCAGCCAGAATCTTTAGAGCTACGCAAACAGACAGGATCTCCCATCAAATTCAATTTTTTATCTAGCCCATCTCACAAGCCACAACATCAAACGCCAGCTCTTTCACCAAACGATTCTGCGAGGGTACAGCAAGCTCTTTATGTACTTGACAGGTTTGCTGTGAGTGACGAAGCTTATCATGAATTGAGCGTCGCATCTGATTTACCACCACTGTACCGAATCAAGGATGCTCGCCTCTCAATTAACAACTCTCTCGACATCCGACATCTCGAAGGTCCTTATCCTGGTGCTTATAGACCACCGAAAGCTGCAATCCAGGAAGAGCTAGCTAAGATC GTTCATTCAGGGAAAGCTATCACCCAACCAGTAAAAGTAAAACTCAGTGGTGACGGAGCCAGATTCACAAGATCATCCAATATCATACTTCTCTCATTTGCATTTCCAGAAATTCAAGACAATGTTTTATCAGGCATGGGTAAGCTTAACAATAAAAATATTAAACGAGAAAGTGGTGAAAATATTTTTATATTGACATTCATACAGGCAATCATACTTTTGCTGGCCTAA
- the LOC135351507 gene encoding uncharacterized protein K02A2.6-like, whose protein sequence is MCRAAKGRPNPKKFPRHDKYKKRAGINQARESGESDDEDFLLMVEEVGGIHRIYQPPIKVPVSIEGTTVCMELDTGASVSLVSESQYKQLWPGRSLDPSDINLQTYSKEPLVVMGSFDVEVVYDNKKVTLPLVVVQGNGPLLFGRNWLNAIKLNWSNIHYTQAPGLQDLLAKYPDVFQKGLGTYQGQEASLVVDADAVPRFNKARRLPYAMRTKVEEELERLVQEGTLKPVDYAEWAAPIVAVLKSDRTSVRICGDFRMTVNPVSKLHRYPLPKVEDLFATLADGKIFTKLDLTQAYQQLKLDTQSQNYVVINTLKGLFQYTRLPFGVSSAPGIFQKTMETLLQGIAGVVVYLDDILISSATEAENLKSLEEVLKRLSEAGLRAKRGKCTFMAPSVEFLGHLVDAKGIRPLPEKVRAVQQAPTPTNVTELRSYIGLISYYGKFLPNLATRLTPLYKLLNKDVPWEWSSEQELAFNRSKQLLTSTNLLAHYNPQLPIVLACDASAYGIGAVLAHQMPDGTERPIAYASRTLNSAERNYSQLEKEGLSCVFGVKKFYAYLFGRKFTLITDHKPLLSLLSGQKPTSLQASARIRRWSLALSMYEYELKFRNTTAHGNADALSRLPLTDTVPDDRTPPELVLLLEHLDSSPITAAHIKEATRRDPELSTIHQYVQQGWPHRSAMETSLMPFYERREELSVHDGCLLWGNRVVVPKTYRGDVLVQLHEGHPGTTRMKGLSRMYVWWPGISKDVEETVQDCIPCQQQQSKPPVAPLHPWAWPTRPWARLHIDYAGPIHGQMFLIIIDAHSKWIEAIPTSGSTSRVVIEELRFLFFQFGLPECVVSDNGTCFTSAEFKGFLKKNGINQILSAPYHPSTNGLAERAVQVVKKGLKKETKGSMRSRLATVLFAYRLTAQSTTGQSPSELLLGRRPRSRLDLLKPNTAERVERQQAKQVKQHDNRARERSFEPGDLVYVRNYQSGNRWLPGVIQEKTGPVSFRAKMQNGQVRRCHVDQVRNRTVDEPTEPEEVPIPNAILPDELTTPYAPQADSTPGNSSPSPEVGVEPPVDAPSQGVVSKPATAIKVYPKRNRKTVDRYEPKW, encoded by the coding sequence ATGTGTCGAGCTGCCAAGGGACGCCCAAACCCGAAGAAGTTCCCCCGACATGACAAGTATAAGAAAAGGGCTGGAATAAACCAAGCAAGAGAGTCTGGAGAATCAGATGACGAAGACTTCCTGCTGATGGTAGAAGAAGTTGGAGGAATCCACAGGATCTACCAGCCCCCAATAAAAGTACCCGTGAGTATAGAGGGTACTACTGTGTGTATGGAACTAGACACAGGTGCCTCAGTATCTCTAGTATCAGAGTCACAGTACAAACAGTTGTGGCCAGGGAGGAGCTTAGACCCATCTGATATCAACTTACAGACCTACTCAAAGGAACCCCTTGTAGTAATGGGAAGTTTTGATGTTGAGGTTGTGTATGATAACAAAAAGGTGACCTTACCTCTTGTTGTTGTTCAAGGGAATGGACCTTTGTTGTTTGGCAGGAACTGGCTAAATGCTATTAAGTTGAATTGGTCTAACATTCACTATACCCAAGCTCCAGGTTTACAGGACTTACTGGCCAAGTACCCCGATGTGTTCCAGAAAGGACTAGGTACGTACCAGGGACAAGAAGCCTCCCTTGTAGTGGACGCTGATGCTGTTCCCCGTTTTAACAAAGCCAGACGTCTTCCATATGCTATGCGAACGAAAGTTGAAGAGGAACTGGAGAGGCTGGTTCAGGAAGGCACTCTGAAGCCCGTGGACTATGCTGAATGGGCCGCACCAATTGTGGCAGTGTTAAAGAGTGATCGAACGAGTGTGAGAATATGTGGCGATTTTCGAATGACAGTTAACCCCGTTTCTAAACTCCATCGTTACCCCCTGCCGAAGGTGGAAGATTTATTTGCAACCCTGGCTGACGGAAAGATCTTTACTAAATTAGATCTGACACAAGCTTATCAACAGTTAAAGCTTGACACCCAATCTCAGAACTATGTGGTAATCAACACCCTAAAAGGGTTGTTCCAATACACGAGATTACCTTTTGGAGTGTCATCAGCCCCTGGCATTTTTCAGAAGACCATGGAGACCCTGCTACAGGGTATTGCTGGGGTAGTGGTGTATTTGGACGACATTTTGATCTCTAGTGCAACCGAAGCGGAGAACCTGAAATCACTCGAGGAAGTGTTGAAACGCCTATCCGAAGCTGGTTTGCGAGCCAAACGAGGCAAGTGCACGTTCATGGCTCCATCTGTCGAGTTTTTGGGTCACCTGGTTGACGCTAAGGGTATCCGACCCTTACCTGAGAAAGTCCGTGCTGTCCAGCAAGCACCTACCCCTACCAATGTGACGGAACTGAGGTCCTACATTGGATTGATTTCTTATTATGGGAAGTTCCTACCGAATCTAGCCACTCGCTTAACACCATTGTACAAGCTGTTAAACAAAGATGTGCCATGGGAATGGTCATCTGAGCAAGAACTTGCTTTTAACAGGTCGAAACAGCTGCTGACATCAACAAATCTGTTAGCTCATTACAACCCCCAATTACCTATTGTTCTGGCCTGCGATGCCTCTGCATACGGAATTGGAGCCGTACTTGCTCACCAAATGCCTGATGGTACCGAGAGACCGATAGCCTATGCTTCTAGGACTTTGAATTCGGCTGAAAGAAATTACTCGCAGCTTGAAAAGGAAGGACTGTCCTGTGTTTTCGGAGTAAAGAAATTCTATGCATACCTATTTGGTCGAAAATTCACTCTAATTACGGATCACAAACCGTTATTGAGCCTGCTGAGTGGACAGAAACCAACCTCATTACAAGCCTCCGCAAGGATTCGTCGATGGTCATTGGCACTGTCGATGTACGAGTACGAGCTGAAGTTCCGAAACACTACAGCTCACGGTAATGCAGATGCTTTGAGTCGTCTGCCCTTAACTGACACTGTTCCTGATGACCGAACACCACCAGAACTGGTGCTCTTACTGGAACATCTCGATTCCTCACCGATCACGGCTGCACATATCAAAGAGGCTACCAGACGAGACCCAGAACTCTCTACTATTCACCAGTATGTGCAACAAGGATGGCCACACCGTTCCGCCATGGAAACCAGTCTAATGCCCTTTTATGAGCGACGAGAAGAACTTTCAGTACATGATGGTTGCTTGCTGTGGGGAAATCGTGTGGTGGTACCCAAGACCTACCGAGGTGATGTGCTCGTACAACTGCACGAAGGACATCCTGGCACCACTCGCATGAAAGGACTATCGcgtatgtatgtgtggtggCCTGGTATTTCGAAAGACGTCGAAGAGACGGTACAAGATTGCATTCCCTGTCAACAACAACAGTCAAAACCACCTGTTGCCCCACTCCATCCTTGGGCTTGGCCTACACGCCCGTGGGCCAGATTGCATATCGATTATGCTGGTCCCATTCACGGACAAATGTTTTTGATTATCATTGATGCCCATTCAAAATGGATTGAAGCAATTCCAACATCTGGCTCGACATCCCGAGTAGTGATCGAAGAACTACGGTTTTTGTTTTTTCAATTTGGCCTACCAGAGTGTGTTGTGTCTGACAATGGCACATGTTTCACTAGTGCAGAATTCAAAGGATTCCTGAAGAAAAATGGTATCAACCAAATTCTGTCTGCCCCTTATCACCCCTCTACAAATGGCCTGGCTGAACGAGCAGTGCAAGTAGTTAAGAAGGGACTTAAGAAGGAAACAAAAGGTTCGATGCGCAGTAGACTTGCAACGGTGTTATTTGCTTACAGGTTAACTGCACAGTCAACCACTGGACAATCCCCAAGTGAACTTTTGTTAGGTCGTCGACCACGATCTCGTCTAGATCTGCTTAAACCGAACACAGCAGAGAGAGTTGAACGTCAACAAGCAAAACAGGTGAAACAACACGACAACCGTGCTCGCGAAAGAAGTTTTGAGCCCGGAGATCTGGTGTATGTCAGAAATTACCAGTCAGGAAATCGTTGGTTACCGGGTGTGATACAGGAAAAGACAGGACCAGTATCGTTTCGAGCGAAGATGCAGAATGGTCAAGTGCGAAGGTGTCATGTGGACCAGGTTCGGAACCGAACAGTAGACGAACCTACCGAGCCAGAAGAGGTCCCTATTCCGAATGCAATTCTTCCTGACGAATTGACCACACCGTATGCACCTCAAGCTGATAGTACTCCTGGAAACAGCTCCCCTTCACCTGAAGTTGGTGTAGAACCACCTGTCGACGCCCCTAGTCAAGGTGTTGTCTCAAAACCTGCAACTGCGATTAAAGTATACCCTAAGCGTAACCGTAAGACTGTGGATCGATATGAACCTAAATGGTAG
- the LOC135350806 gene encoding uncharacterized protein LOC135350806 isoform X2 → MGLNKATSMYACVWCTIKKDERWDMSKDRADYTVTNARTLSSLQAKGALPSSKPASVRLGSITTPLLNIEPDHIIPDELHLLLRIADVLTRNLILEIVASAKQDRQGNAHILTHLQTLQTIVKDCGITFRVWEARGPDGKASGHYEWTSLQGNDTKKFLERLPVRFADLLKEEIQAKMAQLWTEFLSLYKMVSSWTPPPSEVVEQKAKDWIRLFLSLKHKCQGFQEKNITPYMHTLVFHFPYFISKYGNVKMFSGQGVEKNNDDAKRHYFSSNLHDPVGEVLKAEARIDETSQFKRKKRKYIRKTPLDLVDMNKQPRLDSES, encoded by the exons ATGGGCCTCAACAAAGCAACCTCTATGTACGCTTGTGTCTGGTGTACCATCAAGAAGGATGAAag GTGGGATATGTCAAAGGATAGGGCTGACTACACCGTAACAAATGCAAGAACATTGAGTTCCCTACAAGCAAAAGGCGCACTTCCCAGCAGTAAACCAGCAAGTGTACGACTAGGATCAATTACAACACCACTACTGAACATAGAGCCAGACCATATAATACCCGATGAGCTACACCTACTCCTACGTATAGCTGACGTTTTAACAAGAAATCTCATTCTAGAGATAGTGGCATCTGCTAAACAAGACAGACAAGGAAACGCACATATACTCACTCACCTACAAACACTACAGACGATCGTTAAAGACTGTGGTATCACGTTCAGGGTATGGGAAGCAAGGGGTCCAGATGGCAAAGCTTCTGGACATTACGAATGGACATCACTGCAGGGGAACGACACCAAGAAGTTTCTGGAACGTCTCCCAGTGAGGTTTGCTGACCTACTGAAGGAAGAAATTCAAGCTAAAATGGCCCAACTTTGGACA GaatttctctctttgtataaGATGGTTTCTAGCTGGACTCCACCTCCCAGTGAAGTGGTTGAGCAAAAG GCGAAAGACTGGATAAGGCTTTTCTTGAGCTTGAAGCACAAGTGTCAAGGGTTTCAGGAAAAGAATATTACGCCCTAtatgcacacactggtctTTCACTTCCCTTACTTTATTTCAAAATACGGAAATGTCAAGATGTTTAGTGGACAAG GGGTGGagaaaaataatgatgacgCCAAGAGACACTACTTCTCCAGTAATCTGCATGACCCAGTGGGGGAGGTTCTGAAAGCTGAAGCGAGAATAGACGAGACATCACAATTTAAGCGAAAGAAACGAAAGTACATACGAAAAACTCCATTAGATTTAGTAGACATGAACAAACAGCCACGACTTGACTCTGAATCATGA
- the LOC135350806 gene encoding uncharacterized protein LOC135350806 isoform X1: MGLNKATSMYACVWCTIKKDERYIYNYYMLKPSFPICRYRWDMSKDRADYTVTNARTLSSLQAKGALPSSKPASVRLGSITTPLLNIEPDHIIPDELHLLLRIADVLTRNLILEIVASAKQDRQGNAHILTHLQTLQTIVKDCGITFRVWEARGPDGKASGHYEWTSLQGNDTKKFLERLPVRFADLLKEEIQAKMAQLWTEFLSLYKMVSSWTPPPSEVVEQKAKDWIRLFLSLKHKCQGFQEKNITPYMHTLVFHFPYFISKYGNVKMFSGQGVEKNNDDAKRHYFSSNLHDPVGEVLKAEARIDETSQFKRKKRKYIRKTPLDLVDMNKQPRLDSES, from the exons ATGGGCCTCAACAAAGCAACCTCTATGTACGCTTGTGTCTGGTGTACCATCAAGAAGGATGAAaggtatatctataattattatatgcttAAACCTAGCTTCCCCATTTGCCGCTATAGGTGGGATATGTCAAAGGATAGGGCTGACTACACCGTAACAAATGCAAGAACATTGAGTTCCCTACAAGCAAAAGGCGCACTTCCCAGCAGTAAACCAGCAAGTGTACGACTAGGATCAATTACAACACCACTACTGAACATAGAGCCAGACCATATAATACCCGATGAGCTACACCTACTCCTACGTATAGCTGACGTTTTAACAAGAAATCTCATTCTAGAGATAGTGGCATCTGCTAAACAAGACAGACAAGGAAACGCACATATACTCACTCACCTACAAACACTACAGACGATCGTTAAAGACTGTGGTATCACGTTCAGGGTATGGGAAGCAAGGGGTCCAGATGGCAAAGCTTCTGGACATTACGAATGGACATCACTGCAGGGGAACGACACCAAGAAGTTTCTGGAACGTCTCCCAGTGAGGTTTGCTGACCTACTGAAGGAAGAAATTCAAGCTAAAATGGCCCAACTTTGGACA GaatttctctctttgtataaGATGGTTTCTAGCTGGACTCCACCTCCCAGTGAAGTGGTTGAGCAAAAG GCGAAAGACTGGATAAGGCTTTTCTTGAGCTTGAAGCACAAGTGTCAAGGGTTTCAGGAAAAGAATATTACGCCCTAtatgcacacactggtctTTCACTTCCCTTACTTTATTTCAAAATACGGAAATGTCAAGATGTTTAGTGGACAAG GGGTGGagaaaaataatgatgacgCCAAGAGACACTACTTCTCCAGTAATCTGCATGACCCAGTGGGGGAGGTTCTGAAAGCTGAAGCGAGAATAGACGAGACATCACAATTTAAGCGAAAGAAACGAAAGTACATACGAAAAACTCCATTAGATTTAGTAGACATGAACAAACAGCCACGACTTGACTCTGAATCATGA
- the LOC135351072 gene encoding serine/threonine-protein kinase WNK1-like, translated as MATNQSLGRNQRLQSYCLTGVKETGAEIGRGSYAVVVELRFKGLKCVGKKLYPHLYNGVGMLQRFEEECDLLAQARHPNIVQFLGVTFKEGTHLPTIIMEFMHTTLSACIDRYGALPQEISYCILNDVATALCYLHGSNPQIIHRDLTANNVLLTRDMNAKISDLGVAKILNVTQARMIHMTTCPGTPAYMPPESLEHNPTYATSIDSFSFGVTMVHLLSGEWPIPSSATIIDPLNPNQITPRTEAERRQTFLDDIGEGHPLMRLILGCLSNNPSYRPSAEDILQRVNAAAGDYLPSYVDKIVQITAESQQQQDIDDLCKQMNEFHQKYKSRYGSRKQTETAHSKLRDKTIQVPPSGLIEEDQLQTAVNFREMEQKMSATQKELELKISQLEKEQAKLINPFSTDSQLKWAQAADLPVAMGTAQCVTIGTDLYVGGGGVDDNNDGQLFRIYNYCSIEKLWHKTVPSPQCYFGLACIQGKPATVGGISSYSNMVTGKISIYEKSNDTWTECKSVPCMPTPRLRVCAVSTDDCIIACGGFNRNNECVNTVEIFLHKTNQWCSATSLPASRAGLRCAIIRSKAYFMGGYYPTMRLTDTTKNCFCVNLDSIQPNKKIQLAWKSLADLPFPGCAPANMCGALMAFGAEKQHHGVYFYEPNSKQWIRISNLPQYRFNPGAAVLSNNQLVLVGGWDTVGRRSSTFIGTIEKN; from the exons ATGGCCACTAATCAATCACTTGGAAGAAACCAAAGACTACAGAGCTATTGCCTCACTGGAGTGAAGGAAACAGGAGCTGAGATTGGGAGAGGTTCTTATGCAGTCGTTGTTGAGCTTCGGTTTAAAGGGCTTAAGTGTGTCGGTAAGAAACTCTACCCCCATCTTTACAATGGTGTAGGGATGTTGCAGAGATTTGAAGAAGAGTGTGACCTTCTTGCTCAAGCCAGGCATCCAAATATTGTGCAATTTCTTGGTGTCACATTCAAAGAAGGCACCCACCTTCCTACAATTATTATGGAATTCATGCACACGACTCTATCAGCCTGTATTGATCGATATGGGGCGCTACCCCAAGAAATTAGCTATTGCATTCTCAATGATGTAGCTACTGCACTCTGCTATCTACACGGCAGTAATCCTCAGATTATACATCGTGATTTGACAGCTAACAACGTTCTACTGACTCGAGATATGAATGCAAAAATCTCAGATCTAGGAGTGGCAAAAATTCTCAACGTCACACAGGCTAGAATGATTCACATGACTACTTGCCCAGGAACCCCTGCCTATATGCCTCCTGAGTCACTAGAACATAACCCCACCTATGCTACCAGCATTGACTCTTTCTCTTTTGGAGTGACAATGGTTCACCTATTGAGCGGTGAGTGGCCTATACCCAGCAGTGCCACAATTATCGATCCTCTCAATCCAAATCAAATCACTCCGCGTACTGAGGCCGAGAGAAGGCAAACGTTTCTGGATGACATTGGAGAGGGCCACCCTCTAATGAGACTGATACTAGGGTGTCTCAGTAATAACCCCTCGTATCGCCCAAGTGCTGAGGACATCCTTCAAAGAGTGAATGCTGCAGCTGGAGATTACCTACCATCTTATGTGGACAAAATCGTTCAGATAACAGCTGAGAGTCAGCAGCAACAAGATATAGACGACCTTTGCAAGCAAATGAATGAATTTCATCAAAAGTACAAGAGCAGATATGGATCAAGAAAGCAGACAGAGACCGCCCACAGCAAACTTCGAGACAAGACAATTCAAGTACCTCCATCCGGCTTGATAGAAGAAGATCAACTGCAAACAGCTGTCAATTTTAGGGAAATGGAACAAAAAATGTCAGCCACACAGAAGGAACTAGAACTGAAGATCAGCCAATTAGAAAAAGAGCAAGCAAAG ctgATAAATCCGTTTTCAACTGATAGTCAACTTAAGTGGGCACAAGCTGCCGATCTTCCCGTCGCTATGGGAACCGCTCAATGTGTGACAATAGGAACAGACCTTTATGTCGGTGGAGGGGGCGTAGATGACAATAACGACGGTCAGCTGTTCAGGATTTATAACTACTGCTCAATTGAGAAGCTTTGGCACAAAACAGTACCGTCTCCACAGTGCTACTTTGGACTTGCGTGCATACAAGGAAAACCAGCTACAGTTGGCGGTATCTCAAGTTATTCAAACATGGTCACTGGAAAAATTTCAATATACGAAAAATCAAACGATACATGGACTGAGTGCAAGTCGGTGCCATGCATGCCTACACCGAGACTGCGTGTTTGTGCCGTGAGTACTGACGACTGCATTATTGCTTGTGGGGGATTCAATAGAAATAATGAATGTGTTAATACTGTTGAGATATTTCTGCACAAAACCAATCAATGGTGTTCCGCTACATCGCTGCCAGCATCGAGAGCTGGACTACGTTGTGCTATCATTAGAAGCAAAGCTTACTTCATGGGCGGATACTATCCTACAATGCGACTTACAGATACAACGAAGAACTGCTTCTGCGTCAACCTAGACTCAATTCAGCCAAACAAAAAAATCCAACTGGCATGGAAAAGCCTTGCTGATTTGCCCTTTCCTGGCTGTGCACCAGCGAATATGTGTGGAGCATTGATGGCTTTTGGTGCAGAAAAACAGCATCACGGCGTGTACTTTTATGAGCCCAACTCGAAACAGTGGATACGTATCAGTAATCTGCCACAGTATAGATTCAATCCAGGAGCTGCTGTACTATCCAACAACCAGTTAGTACTAGTTGGTGGCTGGGACACAGTAGGAAGAAGATCAAGCACTTTCATTGGCACGATAGAGAAGAATTAA
- the LOC135350804 gene encoding uncharacterized protein LOC135350804 isoform X2, whose protein sequence is MAVNKQSRRAESLSITISNSAKKYSDFSHTEPQVQPNFSLSIPIELLHHWYMNKKAEETFISLVNSMVTIVKLAQSDLLEKRLAEQASKVARRIRGLKGRRRYAVLAGEYNLFVLDGEAESYSEIEQQLSTESPQPTTIPETSRPTTAHINKGKKVHEVSPRQVKRKLAHCKSSAEQALWFCESFGLQPESLELRKQTGSPIKFNFLSSPSHKPQHQTPALSPNDSARVQQALYVLDRFAVSDEAYHELSVASDLPPLYRIKDARLSINNSLDIRHLEGPYPGAYRPPKAAIQEELAKIGKLSPNQ, encoded by the exons ATGGCAGTAAACAAGCAGTCCAGAAGAGCAGAGAGCCTGTCCATCACCATCTCAAATTCAGCAAAGAAGTACTCTGACTTCAGCCACACAGAACCACAAGTACAGCCAaacttctctctctctattccTATCGAGTTGCTGCATCATTGGTACATGAACAAGAAGGCAGAAGAGACATTCATTAGCTTAGTTAATAGCATGGTAACAATAGTTAAACTAGCACAAAGCGATCTTCTGGAGAAAAGGCTTGCAGAACAAGCTAGCAAGGTAGCAAGAAGGATACGGGGGCTAAAAGGAAGAAGGAGGTATGCCGTACTTGCTGGAGAATACAACCTCTTCGTGCTTGATGGAGAAGCAGAATCGTATTCTGAAATTGAGCAGCAACTATCCACTGAATCTCCACAGCCAACAACAATCCCCGAAACAAGTAGACCTACCACAGCACACATCAACAAAGGCAAAAAAGTTCACGAGGTATCACCACGACAGGTAAAACGAAAGCTAGCACACTGTAAGAGCTCTGCAGAGCAAGCGCTTTGGTTTTGTGAATCATTCGGTCTTCAGCCAGAATCTTTAGAGCTACGCAAACAGACAGGATCTCCCATCAAATTCAATTTTTTATCTAGCCCATCTCACAAGCCACAACATCAAACGCCAGCTCTTTCACCAAACGATTCTGCGAGGGTACAGCAAGCTCTTTATGTACTTGACAGGTTTGCTGTGAGTGACGAAGCTTATCATGAATTGAGCGTCGCATCTGATTTACCACCACTGTACCGAATCAAGGATGCTCGCCTCTCAATTAACAACTCTCTCGACATCCGACATCTCGAAGGTCCTTATCCTGGTGCTTATAGACCACCGAAAGCTGCAATCCAGGAAGAGCTAGCTAAGATC GGAAAGCTATCACCCAACCAGTAA